The Treponema medium genome has a window encoding:
- a CDS encoding acyl-CoA thioester hydrolase/BAAT C-terminal domain-containing protein: MKKEIKTIEKDGYNGVYWPNPNGSKYCMIAMLGDDTKDMMAKGGVKWLQKKGLNVLTMSPAPKDYGHHNYPLERFEKALAFLKTMGNEKIGIMGASTTGMLALVAASCFSEITLTIAISPSDFVMEGFYQDGKDGAHERPGDGESSVSYHGKPLPYLPYAYRHPEYWQKISEESKRRGAMVASRDLFDESEKRHPVQEAEKIKVENIKGSILLIGAEDDVLWDTCKYIRRMENRLKERDADNSVVLMTYEHGTHFIFPQTMLTGILPVGSGLFISMAFKEAKQYPKECKQTRIDVDERLSEELKQWINSAS; this comes from the coding sequence ATGAAGAAAGAAATCAAAACAATAGAGAAAGATGGATATAACGGCGTATACTGGCCGAATCCGAACGGCAGTAAATATTGCATGATTGCCATGCTTGGTGATGATACAAAAGACATGATGGCAAAGGGTGGCGTCAAATGGCTTCAAAAGAAAGGTCTGAATGTCCTCACAATGTCACCGGCCCCAAAAGATTACGGTCACCATAACTATCCACTCGAACGTTTTGAGAAGGCACTTGCATTTCTGAAGACGATGGGTAATGAAAAAATCGGTATTATGGGTGCCTCGACAACTGGTATGCTTGCGCTTGTCGCAGCGTCATGCTTTTCGGAAATAACGCTTACGATAGCCATTTCTCCTTCTGATTTTGTGATGGAAGGTTTTTATCAGGATGGGAAAGACGGGGCTCACGAACGTCCGGGAGACGGAGAGTCATCTGTTTCGTATCACGGTAAGCCGCTTCCTTATCTGCCCTATGCGTATCGCCATCCGGAATACTGGCAGAAAATATCTGAGGAATCCAAACGGCGCGGCGCGATGGTTGCCAGTCGCGATTTGTTCGATGAATCGGAGAAAAGGCATCCCGTGCAGGAAGCCGAGAAAATAAAGGTGGAGAATATAAAGGGCAGCATTCTGCTGATTGGTGCGGAGGATGATGTACTTTGGGATACCTGTAAATACATTCGTAGAATGGAAAACAGGCTGAAAGAAAGGGACGCGGATAACAGTGTAGTTCTCATGACCTATGAACATGGAACGCATTTTATATTTCCGCAGACCATGTTAACAGGCATTCTTCCCGTGGGTTCCGGGCTGTTTATCAGCATGGCTTTTAAGGAGGCAAAGCAGTATCCGAAAGAGTGTAAGCAGACGAGGATTGATGTTGATGAGCGCTTATCGGAGGAACTAAAGCAGTGGATAAATTCAGCTTCATAA
- a CDS encoding GrdX family protein: MKQLIITNNPKTVEYIENQRKGWNNNQETTDIELIFCTSRDELYTQVRDYIHRNWKLQNHAMYGNIQLHKQPYRSMVLAEGTELDIRSLQLWEQAMERVKRNNPPNYSEKVLEDFQALDFSLFKSIVSRA, encoded by the coding sequence GTGAAACAACTGATTATCACCAACAACCCTAAAACCGTCGAATATATCGAAAATCAACGTAAAGGATGGAATAACAACCAAGAAACCACAGATATTGAGCTGATATTCTGCACTTCGCGAGATGAACTGTACACACAGGTACGCGACTATATCCACCGGAACTGGAAGCTGCAAAACCATGCGATGTATGGGAATATCCAACTGCACAAGCAACCCTACCGCAGTATGGTGTTAGCGGAGGGCACGGAATTGGATATCCGTTCATTGCAGTTGTGGGAGCAAGCTATGGAGCGAGTAAAACGCAATAATCCACCGAATTATTCGGAAAAAGTGCTGGAAGATTTCCAAGCTCTTGATTTTTCTCTATTTAAGAGTATAGTGTCTCGCGCGTAA
- a CDS encoding asparaginase domain-containing protein has product MYQSFVFLEIRILILSDEKAFCSCKAGSSAGNCPICTRTPGYPPLLKERIARDAYRLAQSLGCTLIQKAQYEYPSGMPALPPEYQLCGASVKIAEKGILDIEFHKHKKQIDILEIRIEEDAGRLMHADGKAFMDYSSAGMPSIRIRTGNNLELGEEAEMFLTELNNRLRYIGLLTDSDSSHKIRCNAYVASTEFPNPPQHYVKLRNLNSFNFVRKAVNEDLRRQEDMLKQGNEPISESRLWNARMERTEPYKSRDFIDYVKTKPVEEQTFYTAPDTLLQEVLQTAPENQQSRKLRYIQSFGLSIPIVRTLCAEARLADFFEAALQFGIEPKIAANGILEDILPLLKRAGKTIGSLVLQPEYFARILRLAQEGTINHPIARTLLQKIIIDGADPAALLAQDEWIKISDETTLRTLVQDMLSKHPKEAELLKTGSMKYLEILCGLVMKRTKGFADQQLVKQLIKEELNIRIIYVLSMGGAISATIQNGQVKAGSTKILSELLDTTIAKRHIRIEPTISDGLFSEELEPADWARLIHTICEKIASGTANGIVITHGTDTLVYTAPLIYWLFADTPVSIVLTASGTAPSESEEARRNFNAAIKLAWEKENGVYVSFSGKVLSPLNLKFVDSGDIGFVNWNMQTPLFRGEGLLSDYDESDSLVFESLLSEAADNMFLIKTYPGIRSDRLISLQKDIRTFFLELYENGTANMKDSPYSLKEFLKRGKKRQCRFYCTSQQEESIDFSTYASARNLWKEGAVPMGMLTTETAIALYYAASLVCDSQEELDRIMETAALINEK; this is encoded by the coding sequence TTGTACCAATCATTTGTTTTTCTTGAAATCCGCATTTTAATTTTATCGGATGAAAAAGCGTTTTGCTCATGCAAAGCAGGTTCCTCTGCCGGAAATTGTCCTATTTGTACACGCACACCGGGATATCCGCCGCTTTTAAAGGAACGCATTGCCCGCGATGCTTACAGGCTTGCCCAAAGTCTCGGCTGTACGCTTATCCAAAAAGCTCAATATGAATACCCTTCAGGTATGCCGGCGCTCCCTCCTGAATATCAGCTCTGCGGCGCTTCGGTAAAAATTGCAGAAAAAGGCATCCTCGATATCGAATTTCACAAACACAAAAAGCAGATCGATATTTTGGAAATACGTATCGAAGAAGATGCGGGACGCCTTATGCACGCCGACGGCAAGGCTTTTATGGATTACAGTTCTGCGGGAATGCCGAGCATCAGGATACGAACCGGTAACAACCTTGAACTGGGCGAAGAAGCGGAGATGTTTTTAACCGAACTGAACAACCGGCTGCGGTACATCGGACTCCTCACCGATTCCGACAGCAGTCATAAAATCCGCTGCAATGCCTACGTTGCCTCTACCGAATTTCCCAATCCGCCGCAGCACTATGTAAAGCTGCGAAACCTCAACTCTTTTAACTTTGTACGGAAAGCGGTGAACGAAGATTTACGGCGGCAGGAAGATATGCTCAAACAGGGGAATGAGCCGATTTCTGAAAGCCGGTTGTGGAATGCCCGTATGGAACGTACCGAACCATATAAGTCGCGGGATTTTATCGATTATGTTAAAACAAAACCGGTAGAGGAGCAAACGTTTTACACCGCGCCGGATACGCTGCTGCAAGAGGTATTGCAGACTGCCCCGGAAAATCAGCAATCGCGGAAGCTGCGCTATATTCAATCTTTCGGTCTGTCCATCCCGATTGTACGGACGCTATGTGCAGAGGCACGGCTGGCGGATTTTTTTGAAGCGGCGCTGCAATTCGGAATTGAACCGAAAATCGCTGCAAACGGTATCCTTGAAGATATCCTCCCGCTGCTGAAGCGCGCCGGTAAAACAATCGGCTCCCTTGTTTTGCAGCCTGAATACTTTGCCCGTATTTTGCGGCTTGCACAGGAAGGAACAATTAACCATCCGATTGCCCGCACCCTGCTGCAAAAGATTATCATCGACGGTGCAGACCCTGCAGCTTTGCTTGCCCAAGATGAATGGATAAAAATATCGGACGAAACCACGCTGCGGACACTCGTTCAAGATATGCTTTCCAAGCACCCGAAAGAGGCGGAGCTGCTCAAAACCGGTTCGATGAAATACCTCGAAATCCTGTGCGGGTTAGTGATGAAACGGACAAAGGGGTTTGCCGACCAGCAGTTGGTAAAGCAACTCATCAAAGAAGAATTGAATATTCGCATTATCTATGTGCTTTCGATGGGCGGGGCAATTTCGGCTACCATACAAAATGGACAGGTGAAAGCGGGAAGTACCAAAATTCTATCCGAGCTTTTGGATACCACTATTGCAAAGCGGCATATTCGTATCGAGCCAACCATTTCCGATGGACTTTTTAGTGAAGAGCTGGAACCGGCGGATTGGGCGCGGCTCATCCATACAATCTGTGAAAAAATCGCTTCGGGTACGGCAAACGGCATCGTTATAACGCACGGAACCGACACGCTTGTTTATACTGCGCCGCTGATATACTGGCTTTTTGCCGATACGCCGGTCTCCATCGTATTGACCGCATCCGGCACCGCCCCTTCGGAGTCTGAGGAAGCACGGCGAAACTTTAACGCGGCAATCAAGCTCGCTTGGGAAAAAGAGAACGGTGTCTATGTTTCTTTTAGCGGTAAGGTGCTTTCGCCGCTCAATCTCAAGTTTGTCGATTCCGGCGATATCGGCTTTGTAAACTGGAATATGCAAACGCCGCTCTTTCGAGGCGAAGGTCTGCTTTCGGATTATGACGAAAGCGACAGTCTCGTTTTTGAAAGTCTCTTGAGCGAAGCTGCCGACAATATGTTTCTGATAAAAACCTATCCCGGCATTAGGAGTGACCGGCTTATTTCGTTACAAAAAGATATACGCACGTTCTTCTTAGAGCTATACGAAAACGGTACGGCAAATATGAAAGACAGTCCGTATTCCTTAAAGGAATTTCTTAAACGCGGCAAAAAACGGCAATGCAGGTTTTACTGCACTTCTCAACAGGAAGAATCAATCGATTTTTCCACCTATGCCAGCGCACGGAACTTATGGAAAGAAGGAGCCGTACCGATGGGTATGCTTACAACCGAAACAGCCATTGCACTCTACTATGCAGCCTCTCTCGTATGCGATAGCCAAGAAGAGCTCGATCGCATTATGGAAACGGCAGCGCTCATAAACGAAAAATAA
- a CDS encoding HEAT repeat domain-containing protein, with translation MNKIIERLQAISYTAQTNPATLTGDDLAFVTRSVKSNNEKVIAQAYTTIGYIGNNRPEKVIHLIDGTFAALKDSNWEIREQAVLAIGRTGRADINTVKSRLDKIIQLHCDPVPKVRAAMLDACQSIANAKAAVFKPYIGLFERMLDDPDRQGVREHAPDIFRIIGKYEPEIVERSLVLLKEKLRDPSPTTQAHAVEAIRTIETFLRRTPTV, from the coding sequence ATGAACAAAATTATTGAACGCCTACAAGCCATCAGCTATACGGCGCAAACGAACCCCGCAACATTAACCGGCGATGATCTTGCATTTGTTACCAGAAGCGTTAAAAGCAACAATGAGAAAGTGATTGCGCAGGCGTACACAACTATCGGCTACATCGGAAATAACCGCCCTGAAAAAGTTATACATCTCATAGACGGAACCTTTGCTGCATTAAAAGATAGCAACTGGGAAATTCGAGAACAAGCTGTTTTAGCGATCGGGCGCACGGGAAGAGCAGATATCAATACGGTAAAAAGCCGATTGGATAAAATTATTCAATTACATTGTGACCCGGTACCTAAAGTCCGGGCTGCAATGTTGGATGCGTGCCAAAGTATTGCTAATGCCAAAGCCGCCGTCTTTAAGCCGTACATCGGCTTATTTGAACGGATGTTGGACGATCCTGACAGGCAAGGGGTACGCGAACATGCCCCTGACATATTTCGCATAATCGGAAAATATGAACCGGAAATAGTTGAACGTTCACTAGTGTTGTTAAAAGAAAAGCTGCGCGATCCTTCCCCTACAACACAGGCTCACGCCGTCGAAGCCATACGCACAATCGAAACGTTCTTGCGCAGAACCCCGACGGTGTAA
- a CDS encoding prolyl-tRNA synthetase associated domain-containing protein, with the protein MTPAENVYKALQDMGISYEVVEHPPALTTEEADKYIEGKEGCRTKTLFLRNRNKKRCILLIMDEMKRLDMKKCAEMLEEKEFKFASAELLAEKLGLAAGVVSPFGLLNNTAHDVTVYFDKAMLDEYRILTFHPNENTATVFIDSGDLQRFIKNTGHEYFIITV; encoded by the coding sequence ATGACACCGGCTGAAAATGTTTACAAAGCATTACAGGATATGGGTATCAGCTACGAAGTAGTTGAACATCCCCCTGCCTTAACAACAGAAGAAGCTGATAAATACATCGAAGGCAAAGAAGGGTGCCGGACAAAAACGCTCTTTTTGCGAAACAGAAATAAAAAACGGTGCATTCTACTCATTATGGACGAAATGAAACGGCTTGATATGAAAAAGTGTGCGGAAATGCTTGAAGAAAAAGAATTTAAGTTTGCGTCAGCAGAATTATTAGCAGAAAAACTCGGCCTTGCAGCCGGAGTGGTGTCGCCGTTCGGCCTATTGAACAATACCGCGCATGACGTAACCGTATACTTTGATAAAGCAATGCTTGACGAATATCGCATTTTAACCTTTCATCCGAATGAAAACACGGCAACGGTTTTTATCGATTCCGGCGACCTGCAGCGTTTTATCAAAAACACCGGACATGAGTATTTTATCATCACTGTGTAA
- a CDS encoding MGH1-like glycoside hydrolase domain-containing protein yields MNKRDFPKVHFYDQDFVDIYDRTWSFIQDFLFNIKNEKGITESFFLYPDNNGWFLNQYETIFSSFFFVYSNRNYNANQGLDFFYAHQEESGAIRSQYNVETGEPVFSSDNPEGVGMPLFAWAEYNMFHKTANKKRVKDVMPVLTRYMKWLETSFKQPNGLYSVPLAAVEMYNTPRKKAAYLVDFNAAVAVNALYMSVLGDILNDKELSFQYKRVYFTLKTRINALMWNAETGFYHDIDADEQQLPQKTIAGFWPLLAEIPNEDKAEQLSAHLLNPETFGSDHPIPSLSLDDPAYNERGMGALGSVFPHLNFIVIKGLEKYERWELARECAIRHIYYVLDGLAPDGNSKKGALWEAYLPQKEGPAQWPGHENFPRKQYLFWAALSTITLMIENVIGLSISFPRKTVDWIIPNLEVMGIENLSLKRNLVTILSSKTQRGWEIHMESEKLYYFTINILGQKKKTLPIPSGKCSMLIDKL; encoded by the coding sequence GTGAACAAGCGCGATTTTCCAAAAGTTCATTTTTATGATCAGGATTTTGTTGATATTTATGATAGAACGTGGTCGTTTATTCAGGATTTTTTATTCAATATAAAAAACGAAAAAGGAATAACTGAAAGTTTTTTTCTGTATCCCGATAACAACGGATGGTTTTTAAATCAGTACGAAACCATTTTTTCATCGTTCTTTTTTGTTTATTCAAACAGAAATTATAATGCAAATCAAGGTTTAGACTTTTTTTATGCACATCAAGAAGAATCGGGAGCAATTCGGTCTCAGTACAATGTCGAAACGGGCGAGCCGGTGTTTTCAAGCGATAATCCCGAAGGTGTTGGTATGCCGCTTTTTGCATGGGCGGAATACAATATGTTCCATAAGACAGCGAATAAAAAACGGGTGAAGGATGTTATGCCGGTACTAACCCGCTATATGAAGTGGTTGGAAACCTCATTTAAACAACCGAACGGATTGTATAGCGTCCCACTCGCAGCCGTAGAAATGTATAATACGCCGCGCAAGAAAGCTGCATATCTGGTAGACTTTAATGCGGCGGTCGCGGTTAATGCGCTGTATATGTCGGTGTTGGGGGATATCCTTAACGACAAGGAATTGAGTTTTCAGTATAAGCGGGTTTATTTTACCCTGAAAACTCGTATCAATGCCCTTATGTGGAATGCCGAAACGGGTTTTTATCACGATATCGATGCGGATGAACAGCAATTACCGCAAAAGACAATCGCCGGTTTTTGGCCGCTGCTTGCCGAAATTCCCAATGAGGATAAAGCCGAACAGCTTTCCGCACACTTGCTCAATCCCGAAACTTTCGGTTCCGATCATCCTATTCCCAGCTTGTCGCTTGATGACCCCGCGTATAACGAGCGTGGTATGGGGGCGTTGGGGAGTGTGTTCCCGCATTTGAACTTTATCGTCATTAAGGGCTTGGAAAAATATGAGCGGTGGGAACTTGCGCGGGAATGTGCTATCCGGCATATCTATTATGTGCTTGACGGACTTGCTCCCGATGGAAACAGCAAAAAAGGCGCGTTGTGGGAAGCGTATTTGCCGCAAAAAGAAGGCCCCGCGCAGTGGCCCGGGCATGAAAATTTTCCACGTAAGCAATATCTTTTTTGGGCAGCGCTTTCGACCATCACGTTGATGATTGAAAATGTGATCGGACTTTCCATCAGCTTCCCACGGAAAACCGTCGATTGGATTATTCCGAATCTTGAAGTGATGGGAATCGAAAACTTGAGCCTGAAACGAAACCTCGTTACCATCCTGTCGTCAAAAACGCAGCGGGGCTGGGAAATCCACATGGAAAGCGAGAAGCTCTATTACTTTACTATCAATATCCTCGGACAAAAAAAGAAAACGCTGCCGATACCCTCCGGTAAGTGCTCGATGCTCATCGATAAACTGTAA
- a CDS encoding YbhB/YbcL family Raf kinase inhibitor-like protein produces the protein MKHIYTKMLPFMAALIVISCGSCSSKDEIKPLTEGGSMKLTSTAFADGEKMPQEFAKLGANHIPPLEIDGVPEGTKSLAIIVHDPDAPLPGGFYHWTLWNIPPQTTAIGEGNVPSDAVEGETSWGTSGYNGPQPPFGTHRYIFYLYALDMNLSLPAGSSVKELKAAIKGHAIEAASLTGMFGAKDNP, from the coding sequence ATGAAACATATCTATACGAAAATGCTGCCATTTATGGCGGCGCTGATTGTTATTTCCTGCGGAAGCTGCTCAAGTAAAGACGAAATCAAGCCGCTTACCGAAGGAGGTTCTATGAAGTTGACAAGCACGGCTTTTGCCGACGGCGAAAAAATGCCCCAAGAATTTGCAAAACTCGGAGCGAATCACATTCCTCCGCTCGAAATCGACGGTGTACCGGAGGGTACAAAGAGTCTTGCGATTATCGTGCACGATCCGGATGCGCCGCTTCCCGGCGGATTTTATCATTGGACGCTGTGGAACATTCCGCCGCAAACAACGGCGATCGGAGAAGGTAATGTGCCATCGGATGCCGTCGAAGGCGAAACGAGCTGGGGTACGAGCGGCTACAACGGGCCTCAACCGCCGTTCGGTACGCACCGTTATATTTTTTATCTCTATGCGCTCGATATGAATCTGAGTCTTCCGGCGGGCAGCAGCGTAAAAGAGCTTAAGGCCGCGATTAAGGGGCACGCAATCGAAGCTGCTTCACTTACGGGTATGTTCGGTGCTAAGGATAACCCCTGA
- a CDS encoding Type 1 glutamine amidotransferase-like domain-containing protein, translating into MNLFLCSHFSKVGALLKDHIAGKRVAFIPTASIHEGYTGYVGSARTVFKKLGAELTEIEISTANASDITQVFDTADIIYFTGGNAFFLIDQLRKTGTDTLLKQQLEKGKLFIGESAGAIVCAPELSYIEKMDPIPEDYSQSDYAGLGLINFYVLPHYLTAPFKKVTADIMQSFSNIELCAINNAQALSIKDGVRKFVSVEKE; encoded by the coding sequence ATGAATTTATTTTTGTGCTCACACTTTTCAAAAGTAGGCGCTCTTCTTAAAGATCACATTGCGGGGAAAAGAGTTGCTTTCATTCCCACTGCATCGATACATGAAGGGTATACAGGCTATGTAGGGTCTGCCCGTACAGTATTCAAAAAATTAGGAGCCGAGCTGACTGAAATTGAGATTTCAACTGCAAACGCTTCCGATATTACGCAGGTGTTTGACACAGCGGATATTATTTATTTTACTGGCGGTAATGCATTTTTCCTTATTGATCAATTGAGGAAAACCGGTACGGATACGTTGCTAAAGCAACAGCTGGAAAAAGGGAAATTATTTATTGGAGAATCAGCAGGCGCTATTGTATGTGCTCCGGAGCTTTCTTATATTGAAAAAATGGATCCTATTCCGGAAGATTATTCTCAGAGTGATTATGCCGGATTAGGACTCATCAATTTTTATGTGCTGCCGCACTATCTTACCGCACCATTCAAAAAAGTTACCGCAGATATTATGCAATCCTTCTCAAATATCGAACTATGCGCTATCAATAATGCACAAGCTCTTAGTATCAAAGACGGAGTACGGAAGTTTGTGAGTGTAGAGAAAGAGTAA
- a CDS encoding LysR family transcriptional regulator, whose translation MELYQLRQLVAFAEYGTLSKAAEMVHTSQPALSRSMQNLEAELGVPLFSRTKNHIALTEVGVLAAQHAHVVVSAHDDMIGAVREADRRLRNFSFGSIAPAPMWELAPIASKVFTGKTIQSDLQETEASLIRGLDDGTYNLIILLHPLEEKKPDGTPRYICKAFVREELSVVLPVSHQLAKRKTLQLQDLAGEKLLIHNNIGFWYSVCKQKIPDAVFLEQSELSALREIVYASKLPSFITNITNTNNAIPDNKVVIPLSDPEVNVQFWCVCLAENAREYQALFKAIEK comes from the coding sequence ATGGAACTTTATCAGTTGCGGCAGCTTGTGGCATTTGCAGAATACGGAACGCTTTCTAAAGCGGCAGAGATGGTGCACACGTCTCAGCCTGCTTTAAGCCGCTCTATGCAGAATTTGGAAGCCGAGCTTGGGGTACCGCTTTTTAGTCGTACTAAAAATCATATTGCGCTTACCGAGGTAGGTGTCCTTGCAGCACAGCACGCACACGTTGTTGTTTCTGCACATGATGATATGATTGGTGCTGTTCGAGAAGCAGACCGCAGACTGCGCAATTTTTCTTTCGGCTCGATTGCTCCGGCTCCAATGTGGGAATTGGCACCGATCGCATCAAAAGTTTTTACCGGTAAAACAATACAGAGCGATTTACAGGAAACAGAGGCATCACTTATCCGCGGACTTGATGACGGAACATACAATCTGATTATACTGCTCCACCCGCTTGAAGAAAAAAAGCCTGACGGAACGCCACGCTATATTTGTAAAGCCTTTGTTCGAGAAGAGCTTTCCGTAGTCTTGCCGGTCTCACATCAGCTTGCAAAACGAAAAACGCTGCAACTGCAAGACCTTGCCGGAGAAAAACTCTTGATACACAATAACATCGGTTTTTGGTATTCGGTATGTAAACAAAAAATTCCTGACGCAGTGTTTTTGGAACAAAGCGAGCTTTCGGCTTTGCGTGAAATTGTATATGCCAGCAAATTGCCTTCTTTCATAACAAATATTACGAATACCAATAATGCCATCCCTGATAATAAAGTCGTTATTCCTTTATCCGATCCGGAAGTGAATGTGCAATTTTGGTGTGTCTGTTTAGCGGAAAATGCAAGGGAGTATCAAGCGCTGTTTAAGGCAATAGAAAAATAA
- the ppk1 gene encoding polyphosphate kinase 1 has protein sequence MMDYLNRELSWIDFNERVLAEACSSAVPLLERLKFIGIVSSNFDEFFMVRVAGLQELYKSGHPSDESGNLSVETLLKGIVQKTRRLFDIQEAVLNTEILPQLKTQGLIYRKPEECSKVQQCFLEDFFYRHLYPIIQPQLSDDEQALADSVANVRLHVGFLLSDDTGKQNRLAIIPVPEVPRFVFLSPDGGLASAKGEIDLSEEGATVLKDENEPPINGRKKSAKKVEFVLIDELIRYFGGAFFSGCRITGTGIFKINRSASMTVDDSSDDGFIEALEEVLIRRRYSFVVRMTSTHESSAFITRMSELFQLEKQDVYLSEAPIGLSSFAKITEINGFKRLRNEKWKHFAHPAFPSDGTLWDSIKARDILLHVPYQSYKPVIRLLSDAAEDPAVTSIRMTLYRTSKSSPVVRALVNAAKRGKQVTVFVELKARFDEERNLGWVKRLQKHGVRVVYDLPHLKVHAKLLLIMRREAHGEQGYVHLSTGNYNDTTARLYADISLFTVNPRMIADAHIIFSRLCGKYTQETPRYIITAPDALKRTLLEHIEREIDFARQHKPARIIAKMNSLSHPELIVAIYRASQAGVRIDLNVRGICMLIPGQRGISDNVRVVSIIDRYLEHSRIFYFENGGNPEWYLSSADWMPRNLERRVELLFPVLDKQNQLLLDYFFSVYFADNVKAFEMLPDGSWRRQTPQEGQPPVRAQEALHRFFEHKYFNGKTNYCPEGKK, from the coding sequence ATGATGGACTATCTTAATAGGGAACTTTCATGGATCGATTTTAACGAGCGGGTCTTGGCGGAGGCCTGCTCTTCTGCGGTGCCGCTTTTGGAACGGCTCAAGTTTATCGGCATTGTATCTTCAAACTTTGACGAGTTTTTTATGGTGCGGGTTGCCGGTTTACAGGAGCTTTACAAAAGCGGGCATCCCTCCGATGAGTCGGGTAATTTGTCGGTAGAAACACTGTTAAAGGGTATTGTTCAGAAAACCCGCCGATTGTTTGATATTCAAGAAGCAGTATTAAATACTGAAATCCTTCCTCAGCTTAAAACACAAGGGCTTATTTACCGCAAGCCGGAAGAATGTTCCAAAGTGCAGCAGTGTTTTTTGGAAGATTTTTTTTATCGACACCTCTATCCGATTATTCAGCCGCAGCTGTCCGACGATGAACAAGCTCTTGCGGACAGTGTTGCCAATGTGCGGCTGCATGTCGGGTTTTTGCTTTCGGACGATACAGGCAAACAAAACCGGCTGGCAATTATACCGGTGCCCGAAGTTCCGCGTTTTGTCTTTTTATCACCGGACGGCGGGTTAGCGTCGGCAAAAGGTGAGATCGACTTATCGGAAGAAGGTGCCACTGTACTGAAGGATGAAAATGAACCGCCTATAAATGGAAGAAAAAAATCTGCAAAAAAAGTGGAATTTGTACTAATCGACGAGCTGATTCGGTATTTCGGCGGGGCGTTTTTTTCCGGTTGCCGGATTACCGGAACGGGAATTTTTAAGATTAACCGCTCTGCCAGTATGACGGTTGACGATTCCTCCGATGATGGTTTTATTGAAGCGTTGGAAGAAGTTCTTATCAGGCGCCGATACTCGTTTGTCGTGCGGATGACAAGTACGCATGAATCTTCGGCATTCATTACTCGAATGAGCGAGTTGTTTCAGCTGGAAAAACAAGACGTCTATTTAAGCGAGGCCCCTATCGGGCTTTCCTCATTTGCAAAGATTACGGAAATAAACGGGTTTAAACGGCTGAGAAATGAAAAGTGGAAGCATTTTGCACATCCTGCCTTTCCCTCTGACGGTACGCTGTGGGATAGTATCAAAGCCCGCGATATTCTGCTGCATGTGCCGTATCAGTCATATAAACCGGTTATCAGGCTTTTATCTGACGCCGCGGAAGACCCTGCCGTAACGTCCATCCGTATGACCTTGTACCGTACCAGTAAAAGCTCGCCCGTTGTACGCGCGTTGGTGAATGCTGCAAAGCGAGGAAAACAGGTTACGGTATTTGTGGAATTAAAAGCGCGCTTTGATGAGGAGCGGAATCTCGGCTGGGTAAAGCGGCTGCAAAAACACGGCGTGCGGGTGGTGTACGATCTGCCGCATTTGAAGGTTCACGCAAAACTTTTGTTGATTATGCGGCGTGAGGCGCACGGTGAGCAGGGCTATGTGCACCTGTCGACCGGCAACTACAACGATACCACCGCACGGCTCTATGCGGATATATCGTTGTTTACCGTCAATCCGCGTATGATTGCTGACGCGCACATTATTTTTTCGCGTCTGTGCGGTAAATATACACAAGAGACACCCCGCTATATCATTACCGCGCCTGACGCACTCAAGCGTACTCTGCTGGAACATATCGAGCGGGAAATCGACTTTGCACGACAGCATAAGCCCGCCCGCATTATCGCAAAGATGAATAGCCTTTCTCACCCCGAACTGATTGTCGCCATATACAGAGCTTCGCAGGCGGGCGTTCGTATCGATTTAAACGTGCGAGGTATCTGTATGCTTATTCCCGGGCAGCGCGGTATCAGCGATAATGTCCGCGTGGTCAGTATTATCGACCGCTATTTGGAGCATAGCCGGATATTCTATTTTGAAAACGGCGGTAATCCTGAATGGTACCTTTCCAGCGCGGATTGGATGCCCCGTAATCTTGAACGGCGAGTGGAGCTGTTATTCCCTGTGTTGGATAAACAAAATCAATTACTGCTGGATTATTTTTTTAGCGTGTATTTTGCGGATAACGTAAAGGCCTTTGAGATGCTGCCGGACGGGAGCTGGCGCCGTCAAACTCCGCAAGAGGGACAGCCGCCGGTTCGGGCGCAAGAAGCCTTGCATCGATTTTTTGAACATAAATATTTTAACGGAAAAACAAACTATTGCCCTGAGGGGAAAAAATGA